The Klebsiella africana sequence CATGCAGCCCTTTATAAAGAAAAGGCACATGCTGAAGCATTTGCTAAACGTAAATACATTGGTAATTTGACAAGCTACGTTAAGAAGCAGCCAAACAGCTATAAATGGTCGTGGCAAATTAAGCGGGAATTAGAGAATCAACTGAAGGGGATGATGCAAGGTGAATCACGTACTGTTAATCTTATGGCTCTGTCAGCTACTGCCAGTTTTGTTTGGTCTACTAATAACAGTTCAGTGGCTACTGTTAGCAAGACGAAATTAGCCACGATTGGACAGCTAAACACTACAAAGCTATTGAAGATAAGAAAGCTATCACAGCTTGTTTAGAGAGTGGCTCTCTGAAAGAAATGCACTACCCTGTTATCACTCGTAAGCCTTCAAAATCCAAGCTCTTTAACAAGAGTCTGAGAGCTATCTAGTTCTTTGATAGTGTTCCCTTTCGGTTAACATTAACTTGCTTTGCTAAATCGTAGAGCCAGGGATTTGCAGCCCTAATCATAGACTACCTGAATGTTCATCAACATTTGGGGCGCTGTCGTTCATCCTAATTATGGTGAGCGTAGCGGGGAAGCCTAACGGCTTGCCGTGTCTATGCGGTCTGCAAACCCTGTTATGTTCACCACCAAAAGGATTGTTGGTATGGATTGGCACAAAGCAGACATCATTGCAGCACTTCACAAGAAAGGCATTTCACTAGCCGCCCTAAGCAGAGAGAACGGCTTAGCAGATTCAACACTGGCTAATGCTCTAACAAAGCACTGGCCTAAAGGTGAAAGAATCATTGCTGAGGCTTTAGGCAGAACACCACAAGAGATTCGGCATAGCCGATACTATGATGAAGATGGTAAACCCATCATCAAAGCCTTTCAGAAACAAATGTGATTCACTAGCCCCTTCCTATGGGGCTATGTTCCCCGCTTCCCTTCCTTTAGCGTATAATGCTATCAGCCTTATGATGTGTGGGGGTGCTCCTTGACTTACCACACACAAAACCCCACACTAAACCCCTAAGCGAATTGCTAAGTAGCTGATTTTGCTGTTGGGGGAAATGTTGTAAGGAGACCCTGTATGGCGAAGTATCAGAGCATGCTGGTAGTAATCGATCCTAATCAGGACGACCAGCCGGCGCTTAGGCGAGCGGTGTACCTGCACCAACGGATTGGTGGACGCATCAAAGCTTTTTTGCCGATCTATGATTTTTCCTATGAAATGACCACCCTGCTGTCGCCGGACGAGCGGACGGCAATGCGCCAGGGCGTCATTGCCCAACGTACCGCCTGGATCCGCGAGCAGGCGAAATTCTATATTGAATCGGGCGTGCCGATTGACGTGAAAGTGGTGTGGCACAACCGTCCCTTCGAGGCCATTATTCAGGAAGTGGTCAGTGAAAAACACGATCTTCTGCTGAAGATGGCCCACCAGCACGACAAGCTGGAAGCGGTGATCTTTACCCCGACGGACTGGCATCTGCTGCGTAAATGCCCCTGCCCGGTGTGGATGGTCAAAGACCAGCCATGGCCGGAAGGCGGAAAAGCGCTGGTGGCTGTCAATCTCGCCAGCGAGGAGAATTACCACAACACCCTCAACGAGAAGCTGGTTCGCGAAACCCTGTCGCTGGCGGAAGAAGTCAACCACACTGAAGTGCACCTGATCGGCGCCTACCCGGTCACCCCAATCAATATCGCAATTGAATTGCCGGATTTCGATCC is a genomic window containing:
- a CDS encoding helix-turn-helix domain-containing protein, with amino-acid sequence MDWHKADIIAALHKKGISLAALSRENGLADSTLANALTKHWPKGERIIAEALGRTPQEIRHSRYYDEDGKPIIKAFQKQM
- the uspE gene encoding universal stress protein UspE, which codes for MAKYQSMLVVIDPNQDDQPALRRAVYLHQRIGGRIKAFLPIYDFSYEMTTLLSPDERTAMRQGVIAQRTAWIREQAKFYIESGVPIDVKVVWHNRPFEAIIQEVVSEKHDLLLKMAHQHDKLEAVIFTPTDWHLLRKCPCPVWMVKDQPWPEGGKALVAVNLASEENYHNTLNEKLVRETLSLAEEVNHTEVHLIGAYPVTPINIAIELPDFDPSVYNDAIRGQHLLAMKALRQKFGIDEKFTHVEKGLPEEVIPDLAEHLQAGIVVLGTVGRTGLSAAFLGNTAEQVVDHLRCDLLVLKPEAYQTPVELDDDDDD